In Actinoplanes sp. NBC_00393, a single genomic region encodes these proteins:
- a CDS encoding GntR family transcriptional regulator has translation MAQPVDRPQLSEEVAASLRGRIMSGELRPGTRVRLEEVAAQLGVSITPVREALLTLRGEDMVELEPRKGYVVAPLSKQDVLDLFQLQGNIAGELAGRVAERITESQLAELTLTNQLLMRAVKARRTVDIEHLEFAFHRSINLSAQARKLSWFLHVATRYTPARFYAADPGWRDSVRDDHEALLTAFSTRDAAAARAVMTRHFTDGAQLLIKHLDDLGIWE, from the coding sequence ATGGCGCAGCCCGTCGACCGACCACAACTGTCCGAAGAGGTTGCCGCTTCCCTGCGCGGCCGGATCATGTCCGGCGAGCTGCGCCCGGGCACCCGGGTCCGCCTCGAGGAGGTCGCCGCGCAGCTCGGGGTGAGCATCACTCCGGTCCGGGAGGCGCTGCTGACCCTGCGCGGCGAGGACATGGTCGAGCTGGAGCCCCGCAAGGGGTACGTGGTGGCGCCGCTGTCGAAGCAGGACGTCCTCGACCTCTTCCAACTGCAGGGCAACATCGCCGGGGAGCTCGCCGGCCGGGTCGCCGAGCGGATCACCGAGTCCCAGCTCGCCGAGCTGACCTTGACGAACCAGTTGTTGATGCGCGCCGTCAAGGCCCGGCGGACCGTTGACATCGAGCACCTAGAATTCGCCTTCCACCGCAGCATCAACCTGAGCGCGCAGGCCCGGAAGCTGAGCTGGTTCCTGCACGTGGCGACCCGTTACACCCCGGCCCGCTTTTACGCCGCCGACCCGGGCTGGCGGGACAGCGTGCGCGACGACCACGAGGCGCTGCTCACCGCGTTCAGCACGCGCGATGCGGCGGCGGCGCGTGCGGTGATGACCCGGCACTTCACCGACGGTGCCCAACTGCT